The following are encoded together in the Terriglobales bacterium genome:
- a CDS encoding ferredoxin family protein — translation MAYVIAEPCIGTKDTACVDACPVDCIHPKKNTSYDDGRTTFDDVPQLYIDPVECIDCGACVPVCPVSAIFALDDLPEKWKQYTELNESYVKAGKFTPEEYAKHQVK, via the coding sequence ATGGCATATGTCATTGCCGAACCCTGCATCGGGACAAAGGACACCGCCTGCGTCGATGCCTGCCCTGTGGATTGCATACACCCCAAGAAGAACACGAGCTATGACGATGGCCGGACAACATTCGACGACGTTCCCCAGCTCTACATTGATCCCGTGGAATGCATCGATTGCGGCGCCTGCGTTCCCGTCTGCCCCGTCTCGGCGATTTTTGCACTGGATGACCTGCCCGAGAAGTGGAAGCAGTATACGGAACTAAACGAAAGCTATGTGAAAGCCGGCAAATTCACGCCCGAAGAGTACGCCAAGCACCAAGTCAAATAG